From Helicobacteraceae bacterium, the proteins below share one genomic window:
- a CDS encoding UDP-glucose/GDP-mannose dehydrogenase family protein, with amino-acid sequence MNVCVIGTGYVGLPTGVGFAELGNKVVCVDKIEEKIAALQAGKITLFEEGLEELFHKNALSGAIKFTTEINEAVSNADIIIIAVGTPPHPITKEADMQYIHAVAAEVAECLSGYTVIAIKSTVPVGAGDDVEKIIRETNPNANFDLIAMPEFLREGFAVYDFFNPDRVVIGANNGRAKTIIEALYDSYKQKPNILYTSRRSAELIKYASNAFLAVKIHYINEIANLCEKVGANVYEVAKGMGLDSRIGSKFLNPGPGYGGSCFPKDTSALAYIAKKTEVDLSIVEAAIKGNDERKIEMANRIINALKGIENPIIAVLGLAFKGGTDDVRESPAIEIVSELLKKEFKIKAYDPEASIGAKALLGDRIEYASSAYDAAKDADALVVLTEWEEFKSISLKELEMRTKIIVDLRKTFDKQIAKADGFIYIGIGK; translated from the coding sequence ATGAACGTTTGCGTTATAGGGACGGGTTACGTTGGCTTGCCCACAGGCGTAGGTTTTGCGGAACTTGGGAACAAAGTCGTCTGCGTAGATAAGATAGAGGAGAAGATCGCCGCGTTGCAAGCGGGCAAAATCACGCTGTTTGAAGAGGGGTTAGAGGAGCTTTTTCATAAAAACGCTTTAAGCGGCGCCATAAAATTCACGACCGAAATAAACGAAGCGGTTTCAAACGCGGATATTATTATTATCGCCGTAGGCACGCCGCCGCATCCAATCACCAAAGAGGCGGATATGCAATATATCCACGCGGTTGCGGCTGAGGTAGCCGAATGCCTATCGGGATACACCGTTATCGCGATCAAATCCACCGTCCCCGTCGGCGCTGGCGACGACGTTGAAAAAATTATCCGCGAAACAAATCCAAACGCTAATTTCGATCTGATCGCTATGCCTGAGTTTTTGCGCGAAGGTTTCGCCGTTTATGATTTTTTCAACCCCGATCGCGTCGTAATCGGCGCGAACAACGGACGCGCCAAGACGATAATCGAGGCGCTCTACGACTCTTACAAGCAAAAACCAAACATCCTTTATACCTCGCGGCGAAGCGCGGAGCTGATCAAATACGCCAGCAACGCGTTTTTAGCCGTCAAAATTCACTACATCAATGAAATTGCTAATCTGTGCGAAAAGGTCGGCGCTAACGTGTATGAGGTGGCTAAAGGCATGGGGTTAGATAGCCGCATTGGATCAAAGTTCCTAAATCCTGGTCCGGGCTACGGCGGCAGTTGCTTTCCGAAGGATACGTCCGCTTTGGCGTATATCGCTAAAAAAACGGAAGTTGATCTCTCGATCGTAGAGGCGGCTATCAAAGGCAACGACGAGCGAAAAATTGAGATGGCAAATCGAATAATCAACGCGCTAAAAGGGATTGAAAATCCTATAATCGCTGTATTAGGGCTGGCTTTCAAAGGCGGGACGGACGACGTGCGCGAAAGCCCCGCGATAGAAATTGTGAGCGAATTGTTAAAAAAAGAGTTTAAGATCAAAGCCTACGATCCCGAAGCCTCAATCGGCGCAAAAGCGCTTTTAGGCGATCGAATCGAATACGCCTCAAGCGCTTACGACGCGGCTAAAGACGCCGACGCGCTGGTCGTATTGACGGAATGGGAAGAGTTTAAGTCCATCAGCCTTAAAGAGCTAGAAATGCGGACGAAAATAATCGTCGATCTACGCAAAACGTTTGATAAACAGATTGCAAAAGCCGACGGCTTTATATATATAGGTATCGGTAAATAA
- the efp gene encoding elongation factor P yields the protein MTYSMGDLKKGLKIELDGIPYKIVEYQHVKPGKGPAFVRTKIKSLLDGRVIENTFHAGDKAEKPDLTEATMQYLYKDGEHFQFMDTSSYEQYAFSADQVGETAHWLVENTEVTVQFHNGKPIGVEPPPTIVLRVIETPPNFKGDTSAGSKKPAKLETGVIVQVPYHVLEGETIKVDTSGGEYIEKIK from the coding sequence ATGACGTATTCTATGGGCGATTTGAAAAAGGGTCTTAAAATAGAGCTTGACGGCATTCCGTATAAGATTGTGGAGTATCAGCACGTAAAACCGGGCAAAGGACCGGCGTTTGTGCGCACAAAGATCAAATCGCTCCTCGACGGGCGCGTGATTGAAAACACTTTTCACGCCGGCGACAAAGCGGAAAAGCCCGATCTGACGGAAGCCACGATGCAATATCTGTATAAGGACGGCGAGCATTTTCAGTTTATGGATACGAGCAGCTACGAGCAATACGCTTTTAGCGCCGATCAGGTAGGCGAAACGGCGCATTGGCTGGTCGAAAACACGGAGGTAACCGTGCAGTTTCACAACGGCAAACCCATCGGCGTAGAACCGCCGCCGACAATCGTTTTAAGGGTAATCGAAACGCCGCCTAACTTTAAGGGCGATACCAGCGCGGGAAGCAAAAAACCCGCTAAACTCGAAACCGGCGTGATTGTTCAGGTTCCCTATCACGTATTGGAGGGCGAAACGATCAAAGTCGATACCTCCGGCGGCGAATATATAGAAAAAATAAAATAA
- a CDS encoding SDR family oxidoreductase produces the protein MMNILVTGGTGFLGSFVCDRLSNENHRVVCLDNNYTGSLDNVKALLGRENFRFIEHDIVDPLPNDLPRFDQIYNLACPASPVAYQGKAAIKTTKTSVIGAINMLDLAKKDGATILQASTSEIYGEPLEHPQKESYRGNVNPIGVRACYDEGKRCAESLFFDYYREEGVDIKVVRIFNTYGPRMNPRDGRVVSNFIVQALKNEDITAYGDGKQTRSFCYVEDLIEVMIRMMNSPKGFTGPANIGSPDEFTVLELAQQVIAKTKSGSKIVFRPLPRDDPTQRKPDISLAKEKLAWEPQIALDEGLDKTIAHFKQKLGYGL, from the coding sequence ATAATGAATATTTTAGTAACGGGCGGAACTGGGTTTCTTGGCTCGTTTGTGTGCGATCGGCTCTCCAACGAAAATCACCGCGTCGTCTGTTTAGACAATAACTACACGGGCTCTCTCGATAACGTAAAGGCGCTGTTGGGGCGCGAAAACTTCCGTTTTATCGAGCATGATATTGTCGATCCGCTTCCGAACGATCTGCCGCGCTTCGATCAAATATATAACCTCGCCTGCCCCGCTTCTCCCGTAGCCTACCAAGGCAAAGCGGCGATCAAAACGACAAAAACCAGCGTGATCGGCGCGATCAATATGCTTGATCTCGCCAAAAAAGACGGGGCGACCATTCTGCAAGCCTCCACCAGCGAGATTTACGGCGAACCGCTTGAACACCCTCAAAAAGAGAGTTATCGCGGCAACGTTAATCCGATCGGCGTTCGCGCCTGCTACGACGAGGGCAAACGGTGCGCCGAAAGCCTGTTTTTCGACTACTACCGCGAAGAGGGCGTTGATATAAAGGTCGTTCGCATATTCAACACCTACGGACCAAGAATGAACCCGCGCGACGGGCGCGTGGTGAGCAACTTTATCGTTCAGGCGCTCAAAAACGAGGATATAACGGCGTATGGCGACGGCAAGCAAACGCGATCGTTTTGCTATGTAGAGGATCTAATAGAGGTTATGATCCGCATGATGAACTCGCCCAAAGGATTTACGGGACCCGCTAATATAGGTAGTCCCGACGAGTTTACTGTTTTGGAACTAGCGCAACAGGTGATCGCCAAAACCAAAAGCGGATCAAAGATCGTCTTTAGACCGTTGCCACGCGACGATCCGACGCAACGCAAACCCGATATTTCGCTAGCCAAAGAAAAGTTGGCGTGGGAACCGCAAATCGCGTTAGACGAGGGGCTTGATAAAACAATCGCCCACTTTAAGCAAAAATTGGGATACGGCTTATGA